The candidate division WOR-3 bacterium region CTGAGGACCTTGAAACCGCCGCCGGTCGACCCCACGCAACCGCCGATCACCATCATCACCAGGAAAAGCTGGCGCGCCAGATGTCCGAAAAAAGAACCACCGATATCTTCAGTACTGAAACCGGTGGTTGTAATAATCGCAACCACCTGAAAGAAAACCTTACGGAAAGTTTCTTCAACTCCTTTCCAACATATTACGCCATTCGATGAAATGTAACTGAATGGCGCGAGCTTCGCACTTCTCTCAATAAAAATAATTATCAGAAAGAAAAGAATCAATCCCCACCAGTATCTTATCTCGGTATTATCAAAGAGCGCTTTCCAGTCACGCTGGACAATACGGTAATGGATGAGAAAATTAGTGCCGCCGAAGAGCATACCGAGAATAAGAATATATTCAATAACGACATAATGGCGAAAACCTGTAAGTTGATAATAAGCAATACTCGCATCGTGATTTGAGAACCCGCCGGTGGCGATCGCGGTGAAGCTATGGATGATGCTGTCGAAAAAAGGCATACCTGCAATTGCCAGACAAACGCAGGTCAGGATGGTGAAACCGGCGTAAATCGACCATAAAATTTTCAAGGTGTTCGCCAACCCCGGAACCGGCCGCTCCATCCCTATCTTATGGCTCTCTGCACCGAAAAGCATATGTGCGCTGCCGCCCCGATATGTCACCGCCAGGAAGAACGTAAGAATCCCCAACCCGCCGATCCATTGAGTAAGGCTGCGCCAGAAGAGAATACTTCCGGGCATATTATCCAATCCCTGAAACATCGTAATTCCGGTAGTGGTGAAACCGCTCATCGCCTCAAAAAATCCATTCAAATACGTTATTCTCAGTCCGAGCACAAAAGGTAAGGCGCCGATCGCTGAAAAACCGATCCACGCCAGGCTGCAGACCAGTATCGCCTGCAGTCGATCAGGATTTCCCGGAGTGCAGACAAACTTCAGCAAAGTACCGAGCAGGAACGAAGTGAGCGCCGAAGTGATAAACGCGAAAAAAATCCCCATACCCCTGGAGTATTCACGGGTAGCGAAAAAGACGATAAGGGGAGTCAGTAAAAATACACCGAGCACCAAAAAGAGAGAACCCAGGATATTAAATACAACATTGACTGTCCTGAACCGATTACGCAATATTCTTCCCTCTGTTCTTGACAGATTCAACCATCGTAAAAAGATCAATCTCCGAATCGGGGGTTCACTATATTACTGTAGAGAAAACCGAATGAATAGCTGAAACCGACGGAAAAATGATATTCATATTGGGTCGCTTGCTGTTTCATCTTCAGAAGTATTTCTTCAGGCGTCAAATCCCTTTTCGGCAAGGACAACTGGTCGTGGATCCAGGCGGCATAACCGAAGAGGTTGAAAGAGAGGCCTTTTATAACCGATAGTGACAAAGAACTGAACAGGGTTATCCGATTCTTTTTATAATCATAAAAATAATGAGAACCCGTGAGTGAAAAACCGACCGACCCCCACCGCTGTTTTGTATCGAGCTCTGCAGAAAGCGCTTCAAACCACAACTTCTGCTCCATTTTATCATAGATTGTTTCCTCTTCATAAAGATAATAAGCATAACCTATCTTATAATAAATTCTCAGTTCCCTGCTCGTTGACTGGCTGTATGGAAAGATGTTGTACTCGATCGCCGGTGTCACCTTAAATACGAATCTCTCATTATTATAGGTAGATGAAGAAAATAACACTCCGCCGGCTCCGGACCAGTGATCATCGATACTTTGAACAACACGGCCCCATGAACCATAATTTTTTTTGATGCTCGTCACTGTTGTCGACTCATCCATCTCAAAACTGTTTTCGATATAATCATAATATACCGAAGTCTCTGTTTTCCAGTCCTCGGTTATTCTGTCGGCGGAGAAAGAGACACGC contains the following coding sequences:
- a CDS encoding TrkH family potassium uptake protein; translation: MRNRFRTVNVVFNILGSLFLVLGVFLLTPLIVFFATREYSRGMGIFFAFITSALTSFLLGTLLKFVCTPGNPDRLQAILVCSLAWIGFSAIGALPFVLGLRITYLNGFFEAMSGFTTTGITMFQGLDNMPGSILFWRSLTQWIGGLGILTFFLAVTYRGGSAHMLFGAESHKIGMERPVPGLANTLKILWSIYAGFTILTCVCLAIAGMPFFDSIIHSFTAIATGGFSNHDASIAYYQLTGFRHYVVIEYILILGMLFGGTNFLIHYRIVQRDWKALFDNTEIRYWWGLILFFLIIIFIERSAKLAPFSYISSNGVICWKGVEETFRKVFFQVVAIITTTGFSTEDIGGSFFGHLARQLFLVMMVIGGCVGSTGGGFKVLRVAILTKLIKRELFRMRAPSSALSPVVVDGEVISKNELYRVAALFFTWVVLLIFGGAVTALLSDLNAFQSFSGMFSALGNIGPTYIPADTMIHLHPLIKTVFIFGMLAGRLEILPILLLFSTKVWR